DNA from Geobacter sulfurreducens PCA:
GGCTTCCCGGCGCTCAGACGTATGTCCACACCCCCGGCGCAGAGTTGGTGCTCGTTAACGCACTCGCCAAGACGATAGTTGATGAAGGACTTCATGATGCCTCCAGCGTCGGAGCCATCAAGGGGTTTGACGCATGGCTTAAGAGTATTGAGAGCTGTACACCTGACCAAGCAGCTGGTCAGTGTGGTATTGCTGCGGACACCATCAAGGCAGTGGCGCGTGAGTACGCAGCAGCCGGTAAGGCTCTGATCATGCTTCCTCTCGGGATGGGGTACCCGGGGCATGGGAAGGCCCTTGCCCAAGCACTCATTAATCTCGCGCTTCTTACCGGTCGCGTGGGTAAGGAAGGCTGCGGTGTTCTGATCATGGGCGAGAAGAACAATAGCCAAGGCGCAGCAGATCTCGGGATTCATCCGACCGCTAATGGGTTGAACGCACAGGCAATCCTGGCTGGGTGCTCAGCCGGCAGCATCAAAACGTTGTATGTGGTAGGAGAGAATCCGGTGGTTTCCTACCCTAACCGTAAGCAGGTTGAAGCAGCCCTCGACGCGGTTGAGTTTCTTGTTGTTCAGGATCTGTTCCTCACGGAAACAGCATCTAAAGCCGACGTTGTACTTCCCGCCTGCTCCTTCGCAGAAAAGGACGGAACGTTTACAAGTCTCGGTGGGGCTGTCCAACGCGTCAATAGAGCAATTACCCCTCTTGGCGACTGCCGCAGTGATTTTGACATCCTTAACATGCTCCATGCAAAGCTGACCGGTCAGGCAGCCTATACCAGCCAAAAGGAAGCATTCGCTGATCTTGCCGCGGCCACACCCGGCTATGCGGGTCTGACTCTTGAAGGTCTAGGGGATGCTGGTGCCGTCAGAGTCAACAACTGCACGGCGTCTTTTGTCCCGGTTGCGACCAGCACTGTGACAACTGAGGCAGGGAAGTTCGCACTCCTGACGGGGAGTGCCCTGAACCACTCCGGTACACTGTCACTTTATGGTGAAGGACCGATGTTGGTCTGTCCGGAAGGGTATCTGGAGCTTAACAAGGACGACGCCGCAAAACTCTCTATAACCGAGGGTGATGCGGTAACAATGAAGTCGGCTACAGGCGAACTTCGTCTCAAGGCCAAGGTCGGCACTCGCTTGCCGCAAGGGGTCGCGTTCGCACCGTACCATTTTGCAGAAGCATCAATCAATTCGCTGACGGGCGCCACGGCTATTACGTGGATAACTATCAGTAAGTAGCAGGTAATAGCCACCAGTTTCCTAACAAAAGACAGAAGAGGAAGAGGAACACATGGGATACGAACTGTTCGGACTGCCAATGATCTACTACATCTCCATGGTAGCAAAGGTCCTTGTGGTATTCGTGTTCGTCCTGCTCACCGTTGCATATGCAACCTACGCAGAGCGGAAGATCATCGGCCACATGCAGGTGCGGCTTGGACCAATGCGAACGGGCTGGCATGGGCTTCTGCAGCCGATTGCTGACGGCCTTAAGCTTTTCTTCAAGGAAGAGATTGTCCCCAGCCAAGCGGATAAGTTTGCGTTTCTGATTGCGCCGATCATTGCGTTGGTTCCGGCCTTTATTGGATTTGCCGTCATCCCCTTCGGTGAAACTATTGAAGTGGCTGGATACAAAATTCCCCTGCAGATTGCCGGCTACTATGACACTGTCTCAGGACAGGTAGTCGACATGAACGTCGGAGTGCTGTATATCCTCGCACTTGCGTCCATCGGTGTCTATGGAATCGTTCTGGCGGGGTGGTCTTCTAACAGCAAGTACTCTCTCCTCGGTGGACTGAGATCGTCGGCGCAGATGATCTCCTACGAATTGGCTGCAGGGTTGGCGATTATATCGGTCTTCATGCTTTCCGAGTCACTCTCGTTGCAGAAGATCGTAGCCGACCAGGCTAATGGAGCATGGTACTGTTTCAAACAGCCGCTCGCCTTCATTCTCTTCTTCATCTGCTCTCTCGCAGAAATCAACCGGACGCCGTTCGACCTGCCTGAGGCGGAAACGGAGCTGGTATCAGGCTTCTGCACTGAATATTCAAGTATGAAGTACGCGATGTTCTTTATGGCAGAATATGCGAACATGGTGACCGTCTGCGCTGTGACAACCACTCTTTTCCTCGGTGGATGGCATGGTCCGGCCTTCCTTCCCGGGTGGGCATGGTTCATCGCCAAGGTCTACTTCCTGATTTTTGTCTGCATGTGGATTCGGGCGACCTATCCGCGCTACCGGTACGATCAACTGATGCGTTTGGGTTGGAAGGTCTTCCTCCCGCTTACCTTGGTGAATATTATTGTCACGGGTATAGTAGTGTCGCTCCAATCGTAACTCCACTACGAGGTCACAGCCATGATAATGCCGTTAATTAATGGACTCAAAATCACGTTAAAGCATATGTTCATGAAGCCGGTAACGCTCCAGTACCCTGATGAGCGACCGACTCCATCCCCTAACTTCCGCGGTCTTCATGCGCTGAAGGTATCGCACGATAAAGCAAAGTGCGTAGCGTGTTACCTTTGCCCGACAGTCTGCCCGGCGAAGTGCATAACGGTTGAGGCTGGCGAAGACGCAACTCATGACAAGTATGCAGAACGCTATGAGATCGACATGCTGAGGTGCATCTTCTGTGGTTACTGCGTTGAAGCCTGTCCTGTAGATGCTCTGAAGATGACTGGCCAGTTTGAACTTGCAAACTATAAGCGTGAAGACTTCATCTTTGTCAAAGAGAGACTCTTAGAAAAGAAATAAAGGAGCAGCAATGGAAACGTTCTTCTTCACGATCGTGGCAGCGGTTGCTGTACTGGCCAGCATACTGGTCATCACCTGCAAGAACCCGATCAACAGCGCGCTCTCCCTTATCCTGACGTTCTTCTGTCTTGCCACCTTCTACGTGATGCTCGACGCTCCGTTCATGGCGGCCATTCAGGTGATCGTCTACGCTGGGGCCATTATGGTGCTAATTGTCTTCGTCATAATGCTTCTCAACGTGCGGACTGAGGCCGGGAGACGCTCCTCTCACACCGTGCTTCTCGGCTCGCTGGTCGGTATATTTACGCTTGTTCAGCTGTTCTATGTACTCAATCGGAGCTCTCTCACTGGCAACAAGGGTGAGATCAGCCCTGAACTGATACATCGGATCGGGCACACTGAAATTATCGGCAAAGCACTCTACACGGATTTCCTTTTGCCTTTTGAGGTGACATCCATACTGTTGCTTGTTGCCATAATTGGTGCCGTAATACTGACTAAGAAAAAAATCTAACCGACAGGGGTGAAGCACATGGTATCCTTGCACAGCTACCTGATAGTAAGCGCAATACTGTTTTCGATCGGCACCATTGGTGTTCTCGTCAGGCGTAATGCAATAGTTATATTTATGTGTGTCGAGATGATGTTGAATGCTGTAAACCTGACATTCATCGCACTCTCAAGGCATCTCGGCAATATCGATGGGCAAATTTTTGTCTTCTTTGTCATGACTGTGGCAGCTGCCGAAGCTGCTGTGGGTCTGGCGCTCATGATCGCGTTCTACAAAAACCGTGAGTCCATAGACGTAGAAGATGTCAAGCTCATGAAGCTGTAGCCGAGAGAGCAGATATAAGAATTCTGAATTTCTCGCTATAAAAGGAGTCAGGAATGTTCGAGTACGTATGGCTGATACCCCTGTTTCCCCTGATCGGTGTCATTATTAATGGCCTATTTGGGAAATCAATCAAGAACGAGAAGGTCATTGG
Protein-coding regions in this window:
- the nuoH gene encoding NADH-quinone oxidoreductase subunit NuoH, with the protein product MGYELFGLPMIYYISMVAKVLVVFVFVLLTVAYATYAERKIIGHMQVRLGPMRTGWHGLLQPIADGLKLFFKEEIVPSQADKFAFLIAPIIALVPAFIGFAVIPFGETIEVAGYKIPLQIAGYYDTVSGQVVDMNVGVLYILALASIGVYGIVLAGWSSNSKYSLLGGLRSSAQMISYELAAGLAIISVFMLSESLSLQKIVADQANGAWYCFKQPLAFILFFICSLAEINRTPFDLPEAETELVSGFCTEYSSMKYAMFFMAEYANMVTVCAVTTTLFLGGWHGPAFLPGWAWFIAKVYFLIFVCMWIRATYPRYRYDQLMRLGWKVFLPLTLVNIIVTGIVVSLQS
- the nuoI gene encoding NADH-quinone oxidoreductase subunit NuoI, which produces MIMPLINGLKITLKHMFMKPVTLQYPDERPTPSPNFRGLHALKVSHDKAKCVACYLCPTVCPAKCITVEAGEDATHDKYAERYEIDMLRCIFCGYCVEACPVDALKMTGQFELANYKREDFIFVKERLLEKK
- a CDS encoding NADH-quinone oxidoreductase subunit J; amino-acid sequence: METFFFTIVAAVAVLASILVITCKNPINSALSLILTFFCLATFYVMLDAPFMAAIQVIVYAGAIMVLIVFVIMLLNVRTEAGRRSSHTVLLGSLVGIFTLVQLFYVLNRSSLTGNKGEISPELIHRIGHTEIIGKALYTDFLLPFEVTSILLLVAIIGAVILTKKKI
- the nuoK gene encoding NADH-quinone oxidoreductase subunit NuoK, with product MVSLHSYLIVSAILFSIGTIGVLVRRNAIVIFMCVEMMLNAVNLTFIALSRHLGNIDGQIFVFFVMTVAAAEAAVGLALMIAFYKNRESIDVEDVKLMKL